A section of the Venturia canescens isolate UGA chromosome 11, ASM1945775v1, whole genome shotgun sequence genome encodes:
- the LOC122417710 gene encoding uncharacterized protein, with amino-acid sequence MNKIKMGRPARVSTEEAIRVVEKYIEHFKTNEMPPSGSPVWRQMSKDLDKRWLPHSVYTSVRENKKGILSSARLRQGITVPVPVKTRNTPHVRTYSSEEEVEEDPTENRVTAPSESLMSWYFLSLDGEIWNEVKPKNLFEFSLKLDKYELRVPTEWTDAIFDAFFEAFHFPCVYMLKHVKVYNSQNSLHYMHIYAECKSQKCSNRFMGYVEDEPWAGEALEINIKTWDTSLDEHENVRRPVRAIKKRVLDDDEGTNDRKRRPGEKHGIDIETEEVRILKRLMEMYRHDESIRGIGLVPSHYTYYTPPEQIQAYNQYCQQESSSIKIDVRKGFVKRINRAHNLKSGDIYLISMLFNYKGRIFPAYQMTSETRDYLSIWNWLEAWMAKGAIRPKEAVSNYCRVFLAAMCKAFNGFSLEQYISSELASVSSNESSDDEWRMSPPRTRIRVDTKDLLHVVSQWRCFENVYHPCIRRFYVQCVDLLIRAQSFIEFSELLFFIIVTAVSMYEDDLLEANKLTPKVIRKRLDAVIASHKHHIEIAPYNRQNDREKEQPVLENYLIHESELTPVTMWIDEIVKEAKLLKKQGSQVNAFYVPQFADQLIALALDFPLWTSFARLTQRTTTWELDEYFKDWEPRLFAEIPSLDQFPIRADRFVKAHLQEINESVKSLRSLMENSETERISTDGMLKFKYSGNNVEVTVLHEKDTSSLTEYLDLDKNGTPENDLIVDPVEFPPTEPKSGENSPAKAPPVDNMFSTYVVETGELDISHQKNISLNFSEV; translated from the exons ATGAACAAA ATAAAAATGGGTCGACCAGCTCGGGTTTCAACAGAAGAAGCGATTCGAGTAGTGGAGAAATATATTGAACATTTTAAAACTAATGAAATGCCGCCAAGTGGGTCACCTGTGTGGCGCCAAATGAGTAAAGATTTGGACAAAAGGTGGCTACCTCACAGTGTGTACACATCGGTCCGTGAAAATAAGAAAGGAATTTTATCGAGTGCACGACTAAGACAAGGGATAACCGTCCCGGTACCTGTTAAGACAAGAAACACCCCTCATGTAAGGACTTATTCGTCAGAGGAGGAAGTCGAGGAAGATCCTACAGAAAATCGAGTAACTGCTCCTTCCGAGTCTCTGATGTCCTGGTACTTTCTCAGTTTGGATGGTGAAATATGGAATGAAGTAAAGCCGAAAAATTTGTTCGAGTTCAGCCTAAAGTTGGATAAGTATGAACTTAGGGTTCCAACTGAGTGGACGGATGCTAttttcgatgctttttttgaGGCCTTCCACTTTCCTTGTGTTTACATGCTGAAACACGTAAAAGTGTACAATTCCCAGAACAGCCTGCATTACATGCACATATACGCTGAATGTAAAAgtcaaaaatgttcaaatcGATTCATGGGGTATGTCGAAGACGAGCCCTGGGCCGGTGAAGCCCTCGAAATTAACATCAAAACTTGGGACACCTCTCTCGACGAACATGAAAATGTGCGTCGTCCAGTAAGggccataaaaaaacgagtcctcgacgacgacgagggaaCGAACGATCGAAAAAGAAGACCAGGCGAAAAACACGGGATTGATATTGAAACTGAAGAAGTGAGGATTCTCAAACGTCTGATGGAAATGTACCGTCACGATGAGTCAATCCGAGGCATTGGATTGGTACCTTCTCACTACACATATTACACGCCGCCTGAACAAATCCAAGCCTATAATCAATATTGTCAACAAGAATCGAGTTCGATTAAGATCGACGTGAGAAAAGGATTTGTGAAGAGAATCAATCGAGCCCATAATTTGAAGTCAGGCGATATTTATTTAATATCGATGCTTTTCAACTACAAAGGACGAATTTTTCCGGCTTACCAAATGACATCGGAGACTAGAGATTATCTGTCAATCTGGAACTGGCTCGAGGCATGGATGGCCAAAGGTGCGATTAGACCAAAAGAAGCCGTTTCGAATTATTGTCGCGTTTTTTTAGCTGCCATGTGTAAGGCGTTCAATGGCTTTTCTCTGGAACAATACATAAGCTCTGAATTGGCATCCGTTTCCAGCAACGAATCGTCGGATGACGAATGGCGAATGAGCCCGCCGAGAACACGCATCCGGGTGGATACAAAGGACCTTCTGCATGTCGTCAGTCAGTGGAGATGTTTCGAGAACGTTTATCATCCATGCATTCGTAGATTTTACGTTCAATGTGTCGATCTGCTGATCCGTGCTCAATCGTTCATCGAGTTTTCAGAGCTACTGTTTTTCATTATCGTCACAGCCGTGAGCATGTACGAAGACGACTTACTGGAAGCTAATAAATTGACGCCAAAAGTGATACGCAAGCGATTGGATGCCGTTATCGCTTCTCACAAACACCACATTGAAATAGCCCCTTACAACAGACAAAATGATCGCGAAAAGGAGCAACctgttttggaaaattatctCATCCATGAGAGTGAACTGACGCCTGTTACCATGTGGATCGATGAAATTGTCAAAGAAGcaaagttattgaaaaaacaaggCTCTCAGGTAAATGCTTTTTATGTGCCTCAATTCGCAGACCAATTGATCGCATTagcactcgattttcctctgtGGACCTCCTTCGCTCGACTGACTCAACGAACAACAACTTGGGAACTTGACGAATACTTCAAAGATTGGGAGCCTCGTTTATTCGCGGAAATTCCATCCCTCGATCAATTCCCGATCAGAGCAGATCGCTTCGTGAAAGCACATCTtcaggaaatcaatgaatCTGTAAAAAGCCTCAGATCGTTGATGGAGAACTCTGAGACTGAACGAATCAGTACCGATGGAATGCTGAAATTCAAGTATTCGGGTAACAACGTTGAAGTCACTGTGCTCCATGAAAAAGACACCAGTTCTCTTACGGAATATCTCGATTTAGACAAAAATGGTACTCCCGAAAATGATCTAATCGTTGACCCAGTAGAATTTCCTCCCACGGAGCCTAAATCAGGCGAGAATTCACCCGCCAAAGCTCCCCCCGTGGATAACATGTTTTCTACATATGTTGTGGAAACTGGTGAACTCGACATTTCTCATCAAAAGAATATCAGCTTGAATTTTTCCGAAGTCTGA